A segment of the Pirellulales bacterium genome:
ACTGCCGCTCCGACTGCTTCCGGCTGGAGCGACCCTTTGCCGGGTGGGACTTGCACCCACGGAAAACCAACACCTTTTCACGATGCACTGAGAAATGCGGGCTAGCGTTCTGACAGAATCGTTTGGTATTTTGGCGATTTCCCAAAGAATTCAATTTATAGGAGTACTTTCAAGACCGACCCCGAGAGGTTAACCGCCTCCGTCGGTTTTAGAATCGATCATCATGGTACACGAAGTTACGCTCATCCGTGGCGACGGGACTGGTCCGGAATTGGCTGAGGCGGCACGGCGCTGCATCGACGCGACTGGGGTCGATATCCATTGGGATCTTCAAGAAGCGGGGGTCGATGTGATGGCGCGCACAGGAACGCCGCTGCCCGAGGCCACGATGGCCAGCGTGAAGCGCACGAAGTGCGCACTCAAGGCGCCGATCACGACTCCGGTCGGCACCGGCTTTCGCAGCATCAACGTTTATCTACGTCAGGCGCTGGGGCTATTTGCTTGCGTGCGGCCGTGCAAGCATTACAAGGGCGTGCGCAGCTATTTCGAAAAAGTGCCCGTCGACCTGGTGATAATCCGCGAAAACACCGAAGACCTGTACGCTGGCGTGGAATTCGAATGCGGGAAATCTGAAACGGCGGAGTTGATTCAGTTCATTAACGAGAAGTCGTCGTCTGGGAAAATCAAAACCGGCCTCGACGAGACCGGCGTTTCGATTAAGCCGATCAGCGTTTCGGGGAGCGAGCGAATCGTCCGCTATGCGTTTGAATATGCTCGGAAGAACGGCCGGAAGAAAGTTACCAGTGTCCACAAGGCAAACATCATGAAGCACAGCGACGGGCTGTGGCTCGAAGTTTCGCGCCGCGTGGCGAAAGACTTTCCCGATATCGAGTTCGATGATCGCATCGTTGATAATATGTGCATGCAATTGGTGCAGTGGCCCGACATGTACGATGTGCTGGTATTGCCGAACTTGTATGGTGACGTGCTTAGCGATTTGTGCGCCGGGTTGGTCGGCGGCTTGGGAGTGGCCCCAGGGGCCAACATCGGCCCCGAAGGGGCAGTATTCGAAGCCACTCATGGCAGCGCGCCGAAATATGCTGGCAAGAATAAAGTGAACCCGACTGCGGTGGTTCTTTCTGGAATGTTGATGCTGCGACACTTAGGTGAAACCGATGCGGCAGCACGCCTGGAAAAAGCGGTCGGTGACGTGATCGCCGCCGGCCAAGCTGTCACCTATGACCTCAAACCGCGTCGAGACGATCCCACGGCCGTCGGTACGCGAGAAATGGCTGACGCGATTATTCGGCAACTGAAGAGCTAAGGATTTGTCCCTAATTGGCGCCGAAATATGCCACCGGCTCCGCTCGTGAGAATCGACAAGACTCTGCCGCAGTCGACTGCATTTGATCTTGGTGATTTTCTGTGCTACATGTGATCACAAGGGCCGTTGACGTATTGTTGTGGTTTGCTGTCAACCGTCATGGCCATTGCCGAGATCTTCAAGCTAGATCGTCCTCCTCGACCGTAGCTCACCCGCGAAAAAGGGGCGCAGAATATGGCAAAGGGGGATCCAGCCCCTATCGCGCCAGCTTATACTCATCCAGCTTTCGATACAAAGTCGCTCGGCCAATGCCAAGTAATTTGGCGGCTTCGGGGATGTTGCCGCTGGTGCGTTTCATGGCTTCGTCGATCAAGCGGCGCTCCCAATAGTCAAGCGAGAGAGATTCGAGTTCCGCTACGCCGACCGCGTCGCGCAGGCCCAGGTCGCCGGCTTCGATGCAGTTGTCGCCGGCCAGCACGACGGCGCTATCAATCACGTTGCGAAGCTGCCGCACGTTGCCCGGCCAGTTGTATGCACACATCTTGTCGCGAGCTTCGGTGGAAATTTCCAATGTCGGCCGGCCGTGCTGGCGGCGGAAATGATCGAAAAAATGCTCAATGAGCAGTGTGATGTCGCTGCCGCGGTCGCGCAGCGGCGGGACGAACAGCTCGAATACGCTGAGCCGGTAGTACAAATCTTCACGAAATTTCTTCTGCCGAACGTAGGTTTGCAGGTCTTGATTCGTCGCGGCAATCACCCGCACGTCCACCGTTACAAGTTGCGTGCCTCCCACGGGCAAGAACGGATGCCCTTCGAGAATTCGCAACAGTTTCGCCTGCCCTTCGAGCGTCAACTCGCCCACTTCGTCGAGAAACAACGTGCCGCCGTCAGCTTGCTGGAAGAAGCCGATGTGGTCGCGGTCGGCACTGGTGAATGCTCCGGCTTTGTGGCCAAAAAGCTGGCTTTCCATCAGTTCTACCGGAATTGCCGCGCAATTGACGCACAACATCGGCCGATCGTGTCGCGGGCTGGCCTTGTGAATCGCCCGCGCGACAAGCTCCTTTCCCGATCCACTTTCGCCGCGAATCAGTACGCAGCCGCTGGCGCGGGCGAGGCGGCCGATCTTCGTTTTCAACTCTCGCATCGGGGGGCAGTCGCCAAGCAGTTCATTGTAAGCAGACGATTTATCGACCAGCCGCTGAAATTCCACTTCAAGGCTCGTCTGACGATACGCCCGCACCAGCGCAATTACTAGCATGTTCGCCAGCGAGATGGCAAAATCGAAATCGGTCTGGCGAAATTTACCCTGATCGAGATAGGCGTGAATCGCGCCCAGCGTCGTGTGATCGTGAATGAGCGGCACGCACAGCGCGTCGGCAAAGTGCCCCAGGCTGCCAGAAGGGGTATCGCCGGCCTTTTGCTTGGCGATCCAAACTGCGTGTCCCTGGCGGCAGACCAACTCCGTGAGCGAATCGCTCAATATCACCGGCTCTGCGGCCCCTTGCGGGACTATGTGCTTGGGTTTCAATCGCCCCTGATCGTCGATCCACAAAAAGCCGACGATCGATGCCCGGCATTGATCTTTGAGTAAATCCAGCGAAATGCGAATGACTTCTTCCGGCTGGTCGCAGCCCAGTAGCTTTACGCAAAGCTGGTGCAACACGATTACGCGCTTGGCCTGTTCGGCGTCTTGCAGAGCGGCCAGCGCCGCCATGCTGCTGTCGAACAGGCTGACGGGTGAATCGCGGACCAGGGTCGTTTGCGTATAGGTGTCGTCCAATTCGGTGACGACGGTCGGTGGTTGATCGGCCAGATGAAACTCGAATTCAGTGGAGCCGATTTTCAGCGTGGTTCCTTCCACCAACACGGCTTCGTCGTCGAGCTTTTGCTGATTGGCATAGGTGCCGTTGCGGCTGCCGGCATCTTTTACCAGCCAGCGGCCGCCGTCGAACCGCACTTCGGCATGAACGCGCGAACAGAGCGGGTCGAGCAGATTGACTTGGCAGTCCTCACCCCGGCCGATACGGTTGACGCATCCCCGATCGAGTAAAAAATTTTCCCCGGCGCGGCCCCCGACGGTCCCCGTGAAGTACGCGTATTTTGGCAAGGCGGCAGCAGACACGGGGCGTGATTGAGGCGACGACAAAGCGTAAAATGGAAGTTGTTTGTCAGGGGCCAGTCGTAGCAGCATGGCAGCACGGACTGCTCGCTACGGGCCGCTGACCACGGGCATCTCTTGCAATATACCACCCTCATGTCGTTTGGTGCATTCCCACCTTTGCGGAACACGGCACGATCGGGCCTCTTGCTGATCGGACATGGCACTCGCCAGCAGGCAGGTTTGGCCGAGTTTTTTGAGGTCGTAGGTCAGATTCGAGCGGCGGCGGCAGAGTTTCCAGTTGAGTCGTGTTTCTTGGAAATCGCCGAGCCCGACATCGCCACGGGGGTGCGCCGGCTGTTGGAACGGAGCGTGCAAAGAATCGTCGCCTGTCCGCTACTGCTGTTTGCCGCGGGCCATGCGAAGCGAGATATTCCGGCAGCGATCCAAGCCGCGATCCAGGGGAACGATTGCGCCGCGATCCAGCATGTGCCCCCGTTGGAGTGCCAACCTGAAATCATTGAACTTTCAGAACAGAGATTTGCAGAGGCGATCTGCAAGCGACCTGAGTTTACACTCGAAAATACGCTGCTTTTGCTGGTGGGCCGGGGTAATTCCGATCCGACGGCGATCGCCCAGATGCACCGCTTTGCGGCACTTCGTGCGCAGCGCTCGCAGTTAGGGAAAGTCGTGGTTAGCTTTGTCGCAATGGCGGAGCCGAGTCTTGAGGCTGGATTGCAATTGGCGGCGGAATCGCGATTCGAACATATTGTCGTGCAGCCGCATTTGCTGTTCGCAGGCCAGATTCTTGCACAAATCACCAAAGCCGTCGCTGGGCAAGCAAGACGGCAAACCGATCGGCTATTAACGGTGACACCCCACCTTGGACCATCTCCGTTGGTGGCGCAAGCGGTGATTGGGTTGTGCCGGCAATGCGGTTTGCGAATAGATTCCGACTGAAAGGATTGTAAGGTGTGGTCGCAGAAAATCGAAAAACTCCCAGGCTGTGCGACCTTGGAGATTGTCACTTGCGTAACAAGGGAGTGCTTTTTCGATCTTGCCCGCGTTGGGAGTAACGGATAAGATCGACACGGGCATTGTAAGTTATTGAAGGAAGGGGACTTGCGGCACTTGGGCGAGTCTCTTAATGGCTTGCCAATGGAGTGTGCAAAGAACGCCGTGATGCGCCAAGACGGCTCTGCTTTGTATTTTGCGCATCAGGAACAGTTTGAAGAAGAGGTGCTTCAAGGCGCCCACGCTTGTCGTTCGCACGATACTTGTCTAACGGCTGGCGATTGTCGGGACTGGTTCGTTCAATTTGCCAGATCGGAATCGCTTTATTTTTGAGGAATCGCATGAACTACGTTGCAGCTTTGCGGAAACGCGGTGGACGTTGGCTGGTCGGTCTAGCGATGGGAGCAATTTTGGCGGCCGTTGTCGCCTCGAGCCGCAGTCAGGCCGAAGTTCAAGGGCAAAAGGCCAATGACCGACAAATCGCCTTTACGGTCATTGCCAAGCTCAGGACCGACCATCTGTCGAAGCACCCGCTCGACGATGAAATCTCCGAGCGGACGTTTACGACGTTCTTCAAAATGCTCGATCCATTCAAGCTCTATTTCACGCAGTCGGACGTCGATGAATTCTCCGGAACCAAAAAGCAACTCGACGATCTGGCTCGCGATCTGTTGAAACGCAGTGACAATTCGTTCATCGGATTTGCTCACAAGGTATTCAACCGGTTCCTCGAGCGCGTCGATCAACGAGTGCAACTCGTCGATGAATTACTCGGCCAGGAGCAGGATTTTACCGTCGATGAAGAGATGGTCACCGACCCGAAGCTGACCACTTACGCCACCAACGACACGGAAATCAAAGACCGCTGGCGGAAGCGAATC
Coding sequences within it:
- a CDS encoding isocitrate/isopropylmalate dehydrogenase family protein translates to MVHEVTLIRGDGTGPELAEAARRCIDATGVDIHWDLQEAGVDVMARTGTPLPEATMASVKRTKCALKAPITTPVGTGFRSINVYLRQALGLFACVRPCKHYKGVRSYFEKVPVDLVIIRENTEDLYAGVEFECGKSETAELIQFINEKSSSGKIKTGLDETGVSIKPISVSGSERIVRYAFEYARKNGRKKVTSVHKANIMKHSDGLWLEVSRRVAKDFPDIEFDDRIVDNMCMQLVQWPDMYDVLVLPNLYGDVLSDLCAGLVGGLGVAPGANIGPEGAVFEATHGSAPKYAGKNKVNPTAVVLSGMLMLRHLGETDAAARLEKAVGDVIAAGQAVTYDLKPRRDDPTAVGTREMADAIIRQLKS
- a CDS encoding sirohydrochlorin chelatase, whose translation is MLIGHGTRQQAGLAEFFEVVGQIRAAAAEFPVESCFLEIAEPDIATGVRRLLERSVQRIVACPLLLFAAGHAKRDIPAAIQAAIQGNDCAAIQHVPPLECQPEIIELSEQRFAEAICKRPEFTLENTLLLLVGRGNSDPTAIAQMHRFAALRAQRSQLGKVVVSFVAMAEPSLEAGLQLAAESRFEHIVVQPHLLFAGQILAQITKAVAGQARRQTDRLLTVTPHLGPSPLVAQAVIGLCRQCGLRIDSD
- a CDS encoding sigma 54-interacting transcriptional regulator: MLLRLAPDKQLPFYALSSPQSRPVSAAALPKYAYFTGTVGGRAGENFLLDRGCVNRIGRGEDCQVNLLDPLCSRVHAEVRFDGGRWLVKDAGSRNGTYANQQKLDDEAVLVEGTTLKIGSTEFEFHLADQPPTVVTELDDTYTQTTLVRDSPVSLFDSSMAALAALQDAEQAKRVIVLHQLCVKLLGCDQPEEVIRISLDLLKDQCRASIVGFLWIDDQGRLKPKHIVPQGAAEPVILSDSLTELVCRQGHAVWIAKQKAGDTPSGSLGHFADALCVPLIHDHTTLGAIHAYLDQGKFRQTDFDFAISLANMLVIALVRAYRQTSLEVEFQRLVDKSSAYNELLGDCPPMRELKTKIGRLARASGCVLIRGESGSGKELVARAIHKASPRHDRPMLCVNCAAIPVELMESQLFGHKAGAFTSADRDHIGFFQQADGGTLFLDEVGELTLEGQAKLLRILEGHPFLPVGGTQLVTVDVRVIAATNQDLQTYVRQKKFREDLYYRLSVFELFVPPLRDRGSDITLLIEHFFDHFRRQHGRPTLEISTEARDKMCAYNWPGNVRQLRNVIDSAVVLAGDNCIEAGDLGLRDAVGVAELESLSLDYWERRLIDEAMKRTSGNIPEAAKLLGIGRATLYRKLDEYKLAR